The Kordia sp. SMS9 genome window below encodes:
- a CDS encoding DUF4136 domain-containing protein, which yields MKTLKLFFPVVILLFVTSCISVRVVADYDQEADFDTYKTFAFYKTGIDKVEISDLDKKRILRSIEKEMIARGFVKSDDPDILVNIMTKANKRVDLNNNFGWGWGLGGWGWGGWGWNPWLWGGGGMQSVSTRIEGVLYIDLIDTDKKELVWQGRGAGNLLGRTGNIEKKEARIQEFVEEIMKEYPPIADTQ from the coding sequence TTTTTTCCTGTAGTTATACTACTTTTCGTTACTTCTTGTATTTCGGTAAGAGTTGTTGCCGACTACGATCAAGAAGCTGATTTTGACACCTATAAAACATTTGCGTTTTATAAAACTGGAATTGACAAAGTAGAGATTTCAGATTTAGATAAAAAAAGAATTCTACGTTCTATTGAAAAGGAGATGATTGCCAGAGGCTTTGTAAAATCTGACGATCCTGATATTTTAGTAAACATCATGACCAAAGCTAACAAACGTGTAGACTTGAACAACAACTTCGGTTGGGGTTGGGGACTCGGCGGTTGGGGCTGGGGCGGCTGGGGCTGGAACCCATGGCTCTGGGGCGGCGGCGGAATGCAGTCCGTATCAACACGCATTGAAGGTGTGTTGTACATTGACCTGATTGACACAGACAAAAAAGAATTGGTATGGCAAGGAAGAGGTGCTGGAAATTTACTAGGCCGCACAGGAAATATTGAAAAGAAAGAAGCACGTATCCAAGAGTTTGTGGAAGAAATTATGAAAGAATACCCACCAATTGCAGATACGCAATAA